The Ochotona princeps isolate mOchPri1 chromosome 1, mOchPri1.hap1, whole genome shotgun sequence genome has a segment encoding these proteins:
- the LOC101520955 gene encoding olfactory receptor 14J1-like, with protein sequence MTNVTTMGGFLLMGFSDDHELQIFYALLFLGIYLLALMGNFTIIIITILDQSLQSPMYYFLRQLSLLDLSLISVTVPQSIDNSLTHNGYISYGQCMFQIFFFTSFAWIEMAILTLMSYDRYAAICLPLRYELIMCPANCKWIVIAAWLSGGISGILYTAATFSIKFCRAKIIHQFFCDVPQLAKLSCSHDYFGVIGVSAFMAVMAFVCFIFIIFSYIHIFSTVLRIRSAEGQSKVFSTCLPHLFVVCFYISTGTFAYLKPTSDSPTASDLVTSVFYTAIPPVLNPIIYSLRNEALKGALRKSLLQGVFTRRKVFFSCC encoded by the coding sequence ATGACAAATGTGACCACAATGGGCGGATTCCTCCTCATGGGGTTTTCTGATGATCATGAGCTGCAGATCTTCTATGCTCTGCTTTTCTTGGGGATCTATCTATTGGCCCTGATGGGTAACTTCACTATTATCATCATCACGATCCTGGACCAGAGTCTCCAATCCCCAATGTATTACTTCTTGAGGCAACTGTCCCTTCTAGACCTTTCCTTGATTTCTGTCACAGTTCCCCAGTCCATTGACAACTCACTGACACACAATGGCTACATTTCGTATGGTCAGTGTATGTTTCAGATTTTCTTCTTCACATCTTTTGCCTGGATTGAAATGGCCATTCTCACGCTGATGTCGTATGACCGTTACGCAGCAATTTGCCTGCCGCTGCGTTATGAGCTCATCATGTGTCCTGCAAACTGTAAGTGGATTGTGATAGCTGCATGGCTAAGTGGAGGAATCTCTGGAATTTTGTACACAGCAGCTACATTTTCCATTAAATTCTGTCGAGCCAAAATAATTCACCAGTTCTTCTGTGATGTCCCTCAGTTGGCAAAGCTCTCCTGCTCCCATGATTACTTTGGGGTGATTGGAGTATCTGCTttcatggctgtgatggcattcGTCTGCTTCATCTTTATCATATTCTCCTATATCCACATCTTCTCCACTGTTTTAAGAATACGCTCTGCTGAGGGCCAGTCAAAGGTCTTCTCTACCTGCCTGCCCCACCTCTTTGTAGTCTGTTTTTATATTTCCACAGGAACCTTTGCATATCTAAAACCAACTTCAGATTCTCCAACTGCTTCTGACCTTGTGACATCTGTCTTTTACACAGCAATACCCCCAGTGCTCAATCCTATTATCTACAGTTTGAGGAATGAGGCCCTAAAGGGAGCTTTACGAAAGTCACTATTGCAAGGAGTCTTTACAAGGAGAAAGgtatttttctcctgttgttga
- the LOC101527606 gene encoding olfactory receptor 14J1 isoform X1 codes for MVNVTSVSGFFLMGFSDDRQLQILHALLFLVTYLLALTGNLLIITITTLDHRLHSPMYYFLKHLSLLDLCFISVTVPQSIANSLTNNGYISLGQCILQVFFFIALASSEVAILTVMSYDRYVAICQPLKYEMIMDPAACRRAVMAVWTAGGLSGLLHTAVNFSIPLCGEKVIHQFFCDIPQMLKLACSYEFLNEIAVATFTTSTAIACLISIVLSYIHIFSTVLRIPSAEGRTKVFSTCLPHLFVVTFFLSAAGFEFLRPPSDSPSAMDLMFSIFYTVIPPTLNPVIYSLRNEAMKAALRKVLSKEEFVQRKMLLKAIFKI; via the coding sequence ATGGTCAACGTAACCTCAGTAAGTGGTTTCTTCCTCATGGGATTTTCTGATGACCGTCAACTTCAGATTTTACATGCACTGCTCTTTTTGGTAACATATCTGCTGGCCTTGACAGGCAACCTCCTCATTATCACTATCACTACCTTAGACCACCGTCTCCATTCCCCCATGTACTACTTCTTGAAGCACCTCTCTCTCCTGGACCTCTGTTTCATATCTGTCACAGTCCCCCAGTCCATTGCTAACTCTCTTACGAATAACGGTTACATTTCTCTTGGCCAGTGCATccttcaggtttttttctttatagCTCTGGCCTCATCCGAAGTGGCCATTCTCACGGTGATGTCTTACGACCGTTATGTAGCTATCTGTCAACCACTGAAGTATGAGATGATCATGGATCCTGCTGCCTGTAGGCGTGCAGTGATGGCTGTGTGGACCGCAGGGGGCCTCTCTGGACTCCTGCACACGGCCGTTAACTTCTCCATACCTCTCTGTGGGGAGAAAGTCATTCACCAATTCTTCTGTGATATTCCTCAGATGTTAAAACTAGCCTGTTCTTATGAATTCCTGAATGAGATTGCAGTGGCCACGTTCACAACCTCAACAGCCATTGCCTGCTTGATCTCCATCGTGCTATCATACATTCACATCTTCTCAACAGTGCTGAGAATCCCATCAGCAGAAGGGCGGACCAAGGTTTTCTCCACCTGCCTACCACATCTGTTTGTAGTCACGTTCTTCCTTTCAGCGGCGGGCTTTGAGTTTCTAAGGCCCCCTTCAGATTCCCCATCAGCCATGGACCTCATGTTCTCCATATTCTACACTGTCATACCTCCAACACTCAACCCCGTCATCTACAGCTTGCGGAATGAAGCCATGAAGGCTGCTCTGAGGAAGGTGCTGTCAAAGGAAGAATTTGTTCAGAGAAAGATGCTTTTAAAGGCCATATTCAAAATCTAA
- the LOC101527606 gene encoding olfactory receptor 14J1 isoform X2: MVNVTSVSGFFLMGFSDDRQLQILHALLFLVTYLLALTGNLLIITITTLDHRLHSPMYYFLKHLSLLDLCFISVTVPQSIANSLTNNGYISLGQCILQVFFFIALASSEVAILTVMSYDRYVAICQPLKYEMIMDPAACRRAVMAVWTAGGLSGLLHTAVNFSIPLCGEKVIHQFFCDIPQMLKLACSYEFLNEIAVATFTTSTAIACLISIVLSYIHIFSTVLRIPSAEGRTKVFSTCLPHLFVVTFFLSAAGFEFLRPPSDSPSAMDLMFSIFYTVIPPTLNPVIYSLRNEAMKAALRKMLLKAIFKI, translated from the exons ATGGTCAACGTAACCTCAGTAAGTGGTTTCTTCCTCATGGGATTTTCTGATGACCGTCAACTTCAGATTTTACATGCACTGCTCTTTTTGGTAACATATCTGCTGGCCTTGACAGGCAACCTCCTCATTATCACTATCACTACCTTAGACCACCGTCTCCATTCCCCCATGTACTACTTCTTGAAGCACCTCTCTCTCCTGGACCTCTGTTTCATATCTGTCACAGTCCCCCAGTCCATTGCTAACTCTCTTACGAATAACGGTTACATTTCTCTTGGCCAGTGCATccttcaggtttttttctttatagCTCTGGCCTCATCCGAAGTGGCCATTCTCACGGTGATGTCTTACGACCGTTATGTAGCTATCTGTCAACCACTGAAGTATGAGATGATCATGGATCCTGCTGCCTGTAGGCGTGCAGTGATGGCTGTGTGGACCGCAGGGGGCCTCTCTGGACTCCTGCACACGGCCGTTAACTTCTCCATACCTCTCTGTGGGGAGAAAGTCATTCACCAATTCTTCTGTGATATTCCTCAGATGTTAAAACTAGCCTGTTCTTATGAATTCCTGAATGAGATTGCAGTGGCCACGTTCACAACCTCAACAGCCATTGCCTGCTTGATCTCCATCGTGCTATCATACATTCACATCTTCTCAACAGTGCTGAGAATCCCATCAGCAGAAGGGCGGACCAAGGTTTTCTCCACCTGCCTACCACATCTGTTTGTAGTCACGTTCTTCCTTTCAGCGGCGGGCTTTGAGTTTCTAAGGCCCCCTTCAGATTCCCCATCAGCCATGGACCTCATGTTCTCCATATTCTACACTGTCATACCTCCAACACTCAACCCCGTCATCTACAGCTTGCGGAATGAAGCCATGAAGGCTGCTCTGAGGAAG ATGCTTTTAAAGGCCATATTCAAAATCTAA
- the LOC101527855 gene encoding olfactory receptor 2B2, whose protein sequence is MWNNTPSSSDDFILLGFSDRPWLETPLFVIFLVAYIFALFGNISIILVSRLDPQLDSPMYFFVSNLSLLDLCYTTSTVPQMLVNLRGPQKTISYGGCVAQLYIFLALGSTECILLAIMAFDRYAAICKPLHYPIIMNQRRCIHMAVGTWISGFANSLVQSTLTVMAPRCGHRVIDHFFCEVPALLKLACTDTRLNEAELNVLGALLLLVPLSLIMGTYMFIGRAVMKIRSAESRWKAFNTCASHLLVVSLFYFTAISMYVQPPSSYSRDRGKIMAVFYGIVTPTLNPFIYTLRNKDVKAALRRALTKEFWIKAR, encoded by the coding sequence ATGTGGAACAACACTCCGAGCTCATCAGATGATTTTATCTTATTGGGCTTTTCTGACCGTCCATGGTTAGAGACGCCACTCTTTGTCATCTTCCTGGTGGCCTATATCTTTGCCCTCTTTGGAAATATCTCCATCATCCTCGTTTCCCGCCTGGATCCTCAGCTTGACAGTCCCATGTACTTTTTTGTCTCAAACCTGTCCCTTCTGGATCTCTGCTATACCACCAGCACCGTCCCACAGATGTTAGTCAACCTCAGAGGACCCCAAAAGACAATTAGCTATGGAGGTTGTGTTGCTCAGCTCTACATATTTTTAGCCTTGGGCTCCACTGAATGCATACTTCTGGCCATCATGGCCTTCGACCGTTATGCTGCCATTTGCAAGCCTCTTCACTACCCAATCATCATGAATCAGAGACGTTGCATCCACATGGCTGTTGGCACCTGGATTAGCGGTTTTGCTAACTCCCTTGTCCAGTCCACCCTCACTGTGATGGCTCCAAGATGTGGACACAGGGTGATAGATCACTTCTTCTGTGAAGTTCCTGCTCTTTTGAAACTGGCCTGCACTGATACACGTCTGAATGAAGCTGAGCTCAATGTGTTGGGGGCCTTGTTACTCTTGGTGCCTCTTAGCTTGATCATGGGCACCTACATGTTCATTGGACGGGCAGTAATGAAAATCCGATCTGCTGAGAGTCGCTGGAAAGCTTTTAACACCTGTGCCTCACATTTGCTGGTGGTCAGCCTCTTCTATTTCACAGCCATCAGCATGTATGTTCAGCCACCCTCTAGCTATTCTCGAGACAGGGGGAAGATCATGGCTGTCTTCTATGGCATCGTCACACCAACACTCAACCCATTTATCTACACCCTGAGAAATAAGGATGTGAAAGCTGCTCTCAGAAGGGCCCTGACTAAGGAGTTTTGGATCAAGGCAAGATGA